DNA sequence from the Oscillatoria salina IIICB1 genome:
TTACGATCGCGCTCTATTCCTTTTCTACCTCGTTTGCTTTCACACTGGGGACGTTTTTTAACGGGTATTGAGATTCATCCTGGTGCCAAAATTGGTAAGGGGGTGTTTATCGATCATGGAATGGGAGTTGTTATTGGTGAAACTGCTATTGTTGGTGATTATTGTTTAATTTATCAAAATGCCACTTTAGGTGGTACGGGTAAAGAATCTGGTAAGCGCCATCCTACGTTAGGAAATAATGTAGTTGTGGGTGCAGGTGCAAAGGTTTTAGGTAATCTAAGAATTGGCGATCGCGTTCGCATTGGTGCTGGTTCGATTGTCCTCCGTGATGTCCCCAATGATTGCACGGTGGTGGGGGTACCTGGTCGGATTATCTCTCGTACTGGTCACGGTTGCCCTTTGGAACACAATAATTTACCCGATCCTGAAGCTAGAGCGATCCGAAGTTTAATGATGCGGATCGAACAACTAGAACAACAGTTACAGAATTTACAATCGACGCAAGCGGAAAATAATGATGTTTATCACTCCTAGTCCTGATGCTCTTCAGGTTGGCACAATTTCACGTAGCGATCGCTGGTTGCTATATCGCCGCCTCCAAGAGTTAAAAATTTCCTGTTGGTGTCCTGCTGATGGCTCTCTTTGGGTTGAAGTTAACCATTGCCTTGATGCCGTTCTTTTACGCAGTGCGGTGCAGCAATTAGTTGCTTCTCGCCCGGAGTTAGTCAATTGGCTGGAACGCTGTTGGGAAACTCAAGTTCCAAGTCCGTCTCATTAACACTATTAACTATTACCACAAGTAGAACGATGACGCAAGCACAAGTAATCGTCCAACCCTTTGGGGAAATTAAGGATAATGTTGTTGGTTTCGCTCCTGAAGAAATCACTCCGGTTTGTGAAGGTTTGAATATTGCTTTGGCGAGTTTCCAAGCTCTTTATCTACAATATGAAAAACATCATTTTGTGGTTGAAGGCTCTCAATTTTATTCGCTGCATCAATATTTTCAAGAAAGTTACGAAGCTGTCCGCAATCACGTTCATGAAGTTGGCGAACGTTTGCATGGTTTGGGTGGTACACCTGTGGCTAGTTTTACGAAATTAGCTGAATTGTGTTGCTTTGAACCTGAAGATGATAGTATTTTTCCTAGTCGTCAAATGGTCGAACAGGATCTTAAAGCAGAACAAGCGCTGATCGGTTTAATTCGTCGTCAAGCAGCCCAAGCCGAAAGTGTTGGCGATCGCGCTACTCGCTATATTTACGAGCAAATTCTTTTACAAACTGAAGAACGTGCTTTCCACCTGGAGCATTTCTTGGCTGCTGATAGTCTTACTTTGGCTTTTGTTCAGTCGAAGTAACTACCCCGATGATGCTCAATAATCGGCGCTTGGATTGCTTGTTTTTAACTACTGTTATCAGTTACTAACTAAACATAGTTACCCCCTTTCTCAACTTTCGAGGAAAAAGTGAACGGAAGCTAAAACACGATAACTGATAATTGTCAACTGAGAAAGGTGGGTAATTTTAACTGGTAACTGAAAAGGTGCTGTCATGGAAATCAATTTCAAACTTAAGGAATTTACTAACTTTTTGCAGGAAGAACTGGCAATTTCACCTGCGGAAGTAGCGGTAGTAATCGAACGTAGACAAAGCATCAGCGATCCTTTACCAATGCTGCTATGGCAGTATGGCTTAGTTTCTATCGAACAGCTACAACGGATTTTTGATTGGTTAGATAATCAACCAGTTTGTAACGTCTTAGTTTAAGGTGTGGAAGGAGATTAAAACATGGGTCACGTTACAATTAACGATACAACTTTGCGGGATGGCGAACAAGCTGCTGGAGTAGCATTTACAGTTGAGGAGAAAGTAGCGATCGCTACTTTAATGGATGCAATTGGCGTGCCAGAATTAGAAGTTGGTATTCCGGCAATGGGGGGAGAAGAGGCAGAAGCGATCGCTAAGATTGCTAGCCTCGGTTTAAAGACTAAACTCCTCGGTTGGAATCGTGCGGTGCGATCGGATATTGAAGCTTCTCTTGCTTGTGGTTTGGAACGGGTACATATCTCGATTCCTGTCTCAGAAATCCAAATTGCCGCGAAGTTTAATGGTAATTGTCGCTTAGTCTTAAATAAACTACGCGAGACAATTAATTTTGCCCGCGATCGCGGTTTATATGTTACTGTCGGAGCAGAGGATTCTTCGCGGGCTGATGAAGCTTTTCTCCTGGAAGTAGCTCTTTCTGCTCAAGATTGGGGCGCTTCTCGCTTTCGTTTTTGCGATACTGTTGGCATTCTCGATCCTACCGCTACTTACGCCAAAGTTAAATATCTCGTTAACTGGCTATCTATTCCTGTCGAAATGCACACCCACGACGATTTTGGTTTAGCAACTGCTAATGCTTTGGCTGGTATTCAAGCAGGTGCATTATCAGTAAATACTACTATCAATGGTTTAGGAGAAAGAGCAGGAAATGCGGCTTTAGAAGAAGTTGTTATGGCGCTAAAAAGGCTTTATTCTCTTGAAGTTGGCATTAATACTCGCCGCTTAAAAGAACTTTCTGATTTTGTGGCTACTGCATCTGGTTGTTCTGTACCACCTTGGAAAGCTATTGTTGGTGAAAATGCTTTTGTTCATGAGTCTGGTATCCACGCTCACGCGATCTTAAAAAATCCTCATACCTACGAACCTTTTGCTCCGGAAGAAGTAGGTTGGGAACGTCGTTTAGTCGCTGGAAAACACTCCGGAAGACATTTAGTTTCGAGCATTTTGCAACAGTATGGAGTTAATCTTACCCATGAAGAAAGTCAATGGGTTTTAGATGCAGTGCGACAGTTATCTGTAGAAGTAAAACGCAGTTTAACTGGAGAAGAATTGTTAGATATAGTTTCTCATCGGAGGATCGCTCATGGTGTCGGATGAAATCGAACTTGATAGTCCGCCTGTATTTGAAATGGAACAAAAAGTTAGGGTGCGTAAGTTAATTCGCAATGATGGTACTTTCCCCGGTAGAGAAATTGGCGAAGCTTTGGCAAAAAAAGGTGATGTCGGTTATGTTGTTGGGATTGGTACTTATTTGCAAATGTACTACATTTATGCAATCCATTTCGTAGATCAAGGTGTGGTTGTCGGCTGTCGTCGCAAAGAATTAGAGGTGGTTGAATAAAGGCTAATTTAAGCAATTTCCCAAGTTTAACTGTTTCAAGTTCGTCGTTTACTAATTACAATCTATTCACTAACAAGAGGAATATTTTCATGAAAGTAATGCTGCGCAAAAATGCTGCTGGACATTTATCAGTCTATGTGGCTAAAAAAGATTTAGAGGAAGAAGTTGTTAGCGAAACTGTAGTTCCGGAAGGCAAAATTTTGACTTTAACTAATGGTTGGGAATTACAGATAGCTAATTTACCCGAACCAATTAAACTTCCTCAAACTATTGACGCGAAAAAACTTTAATTAGTAGGGTGGGCATTGCCCACCATCTCTTGTGGTGATTTTTCTGAAAATTACTTAAGATTTGCTTTTTATTTTTCTTAAATTTATGATGATTTCTTGGCATTGAGAATGCTGGTTGCTGAAAGCGACCTTCCCAAAAATACGAAGATAAATTAGCTAAATTTTTTTTTAAATCGGAAAAATTATGGTTGATAATTATTGATGTTTGTTGTTAAAATTTAACTACTTGCTTGTCCGGTCGCGCTCAAATAAGGAAATTTTTAAGTTTGATTTTTACCCAATTATTTCCAATCAATAACTAACAGGAAATAAGAGTAATTTAAGTAAATTTTAACCAAAATTGATAAAGTTTAAAGCTTTGTAGTAGTAGATACAAAACCATTAGGAATAATTATCTAAAATAAGATTAAGAATAATCTAGGCTAGAACAGTGAGTATTAGTGCATCTAGAGTTTAAGTTAAATAAACTCCCTGAGCGTAGAGGATCGCTTCAGTAATTAAAATTCTCAGAGAGGAAAAGAGAAATGAATACTCAAGAATTGACCAAAGTTTCTCAAAATGATAAGTACAACAAAAAATATCATGCCAACGTAACTAACTTGAATGCTTACCGAGAGGAAATTAGCCAAGAACAGGAAAACAAACAAATTTCTCCTAATTATGTGCGAGAATTAGAGAATATAAAATTTGCCTTAGATCGAGCAGCGATTGTAGCGATCGCGGACGTAAAGGGAATTATTATTGAAGTTAATCAAAAGTTTTGTCAAGTTTCTGGCTACTCTCAAGAAGAACTAATCGGTCAAAGTTATCAGCTCATCAATTCTGGCTATCATTCATCCGAGTTTTTCTCCCAGCTTTGGTCAACAATTAGTGCGGGAAAAGTGTGGCACGGCGAAATCAAAGAGCGAGCTAAAAACGGAAGTTATTATTGGGTTGATACGACTATTATTCCTTTTCTAGATGAGAATCAACAACTTTATCAATATTTAGCAATTCAATTTGAGATTAGCGATCGCAAACAAATCGAAGAAGAACTAAGAGAAAGTCGGAATCAATACCAAACTTTAGTTAATTTGTCACCTGTAGGGTTATTTCGCACCGATAGCGAAGGAAAATTTTTAGATGTCAACGAACGTTGGTGCGAACTATCAGGAATGATCCCCGAAGAAGCCACAGGAGAAGGTTGGGTAAAAAGCGTGCATCCCGAAGATCGCGCTTCAGTAGTTGAAGAATGGTATGCAGCGATCGAGAAAAAATTGCCTTTTAAATCAACAGAATATCGCTTACAACGTCCTGATGGAATCGTCACTTGGGTTTATGCTCAAGTAGTAGCAGAAACCACAACTGAGGGAAAGATTCTTAGTTATATTGGCACGATCGCCGATATTACCGAACGGAGAAAAGCGGAAGAGAAATTGCGCTATCATGCTTGGCACGACTCACTCACAGGATTAGCTAACCGAGCCTATTTTTCACAACATCTCGAAGCAGCGCTAGAAAGAGAGCCAACTTCTTCTGAATTTTTTGCCGTATTCTTTCTCGACCTAAATCGTTTCAAAGTAGTTAACGATAGTTTAGGACATTTAGTTGGCGATCGCTTATTGTGTGAAGTAGCAGATCGTCTGCGTAGTTGTTTGCGAGCCGAAGATCTTGTCGCTCGTTTAGGTGGAGACGAATTTACCATCCTCGTCGAAAACGTCCATGACATTCACCAAGTGCGGCAAATTGGCGATCGCCTCGAAGCCCAACTCGCCCAACCCTTTGTTCTCGATCGGCAACAAATTTTTACCAGTGCTAGCATTGGGATCGTTTTATGTTATCCCAAAAAAGCCCAGCGCTCGAGCCAAACAACAACAGAAAATACTCGCTTTCCTCATTGTCCTTTATCCAATCTTATCGCATTTCATCAAAATCCCGAAGACATTTTACGAGCCGCCGATACTGCCATGTATCGTGCAAAAGAACAAGGAGGAATTTCGCGATCTGTAATTTTTAATCCGCAAATGTACGAACAAGCGATCGCCTTATTAGAATTAGAAAACGACCTCAGACGAGCCTTAGAAAACTGCCAAGAATTTGTTCTCCACTACCAGCCAATTTTTTCCTCAGAAACCGGCAAAATTCTCAGTTTTGAAGCCTTAGTGCGCTGGCAACATCCTCAACGAGGATTAGTCCTTCCCCAAGAATTTATTCCCTTAGCTGAAGAAACCGGATTAATCATTCCACTAGGACATTACATTTTGGCACAAGCAGCCAATCAGTTACAAAAGTGGCAATCGGCTTTTATCGGCGAACTTCAATTAACAATGAATGTAAATATTTCCCCCAAACAATTTGCCGATTTGCAATTGGTGGAACAAATCAAGCGAATTTTGCAAGCTACAGGAATTAAGGGAAGTAGTTTAAACCTAGAAATTACCGAAAGTTGCTTAATTGATAATCCCGAATCAGCAACGATAATGCTTTTAGAATTAAAAAAGCTCGGCATTCGCCTTTCAATTGACGACTTTGGCACAGGTTACTCTTCTTTATCGCATTTGGTAAGTTTTCCGATAGATAATCTCAAAATTGACCGCTCTTTTATCAGCGAAATCCAAGCAAAACAGCCCAAAAAAGAGCGAGATTCAGTTGTTTGGACGATAATTACCCTAGCGCATAATCTCGGTTTAGAAGTAGTAGCTGAGGGAGTAGAAAATGAAATTCAGCTAGAGCAACTTCGGGAATTGAGATGTGAAAAAGTACAGGGAAATCTTTTTGCTCAAGCCTTAGCAGTAGAAGCAGCCACAGCATTATTAACGTCTTCAGCACAATTGACAAACACTGAAGATAAAATTATTCAGCAGCAGAAAAATAATTGCTCTCGTCAACAAGAAAAATTACTGAAACTAGCACGTCAGGAAAAACTGCTGAAGCGTCGCGTCGCTACACAAATCCGCGATTCTTTAGATTTGAATAAGATTATTGAAACGGCGATTAATGAAATTCGTCAAATGCTTGATGTGGAATGCTGTCAGTTTTTGTGGTATCGTCCAGAGGCGAAGATGCCGACTTTTGAGCCGATCCGCCAAGTTTGCCAGTTAAATAAAGTTTGCACGGGTTGCGTGAAACCGAAAACGCCCGCGATTGATGTTTTGGGCGAGATGCTGCTGTCAAAAAATTTGCTCAAGATCGATAATATTTCTGTAGATCCCGGAATTGGACTGGAAAATCGCAATTATTTGCACAAAAAAGAAATCAAATCTTTGTTAGCGATCGCCATTCGTCCAAAATCGGGAGAAGTTGGCGCGATCGTTTGCGAGCATCGCCAGCGCCGACATATTTGGCAAGAAGAGGAAATTGAGTTATTAACAGATTTAGCCGATCAACTGGCGATCGCGATCGATCTCGCCCGACTTTATGAAGCTAGTCGCTTGGCGGCAACTACGGCAAAAGCTTCAGCAGTGCAAATGCAGCAAGCCCTCGAAAAACTTCAGCAAACTCAAAGTCAATTGATCCAAACAGAAAAAATGTCTAGTTTGGGGTTACTGGTAGCAGGAGTAGCACACGAAGTCAACAATCCCATTAATTTTATTTCTGGCAATATCAGTCACGTGCAACAATATGTAGCTGATTTACTGGAATTGTTACAACTCTACCAACTGTATTATCCTCAACCACCTATTCAGATCCAAGAATTGAGCGAGGCGATCGATATTGAGTTTGTTCAACAAGATTTACCTAGCGCGATCGCTTCGATGAAAATGGGAACCAGTCGAATTCAAGAAATTGTCCAAAGTTTACGCAATTTTTCCCGCGTTGATGAAGCGGAAATGAAATTTGTCAATATTCACGAAGGAATTGACAGCACTTTATTAATTTTAAGCAATCGCCTCAAAGTAAATAGTAATGTTTATCAAACCCAGTACAAAACCTCTTTTCATTCCACGGTAGAAATCATTAAAGAATACGGGAATTTACCTTTAGTTGAATGCTATCCCGGACAACTTAATCAAGTATTCATGAACATCCTTTGTAACGCCTTAGATGCCCTCGATAGTTACAATCAACAGCGTTTTCTCGCCGAAGGCATCTCCTCGACTACTCAAATTTTAATTCGCACTGAACAGATCGATGCCAATTCGATCCGCGTCTGTATTCGAGATAACGGACCGGGAATGACTCAAGAAGTCAAAAAGCGACTTTTCGATCCTTTCTTCACTACCAAACCTGTTGGTAAAGGTACGGGATTAGGATTATCGATCGGCTATCAAATTATCGTTGAAAAGCATAAAGGTAAACTGGAGTGCATTTCTTCTCCTGGTAAAGGTGCTGAATTTCACATCGATATACCCGTGCGTCAAACGAAGCTTAAACCCAAAAGAAAGTCCGCGATCGCGCTTTCTACCGCCGGATGAGGAGATAACAATCTCTCAGCCGCTTTCTATCCACTTCTATTAATAAATTAAGGACATGAAGAAAATCATTTTTTACGAAAAACCGGGCTGCATTAATAACACTAAACAGAAAGCTATCCTCTTAGCAGCCGGACATCAACTAGAAGCACGTAACCTCCTTACTGAAGTTTGGACGCCGACAAAATTACGGGCATTTTTTGGCACCAAACCTGTAGTTGAGTGGTTCAATTATTCAGCACCGCAAATCAAATCTGGTCAAATTATTCCTGCCCAATTAGATGAAAATACAGCATTGAAATTAATGCTCTCCGAACCATTGCTAATTCGTCGTCCCTTAATTCAAGTCGGAAATGAATTTGCTGTTGGCTTCGATTTAGAAACAATTAATAATTGGATTGGAATCAATTCTGTTGATAATTCCCGTGATTTAGAAACTTGCCCGCGCGGCGGCAAATCCTTGCCCAACTACTGCTAGTTAGGGTTTCCTCTTAACTTTTTACTCCCAATCAGAGAGAAAAATGGATCCTGTCAATTTTCCTTTTTTTCTCTCTTTTTCTCTCTTTTTCTAGTAGTTGAATGTTAAGCTTATCTCGCGAGTATATTTCGGTGAATTTTCGTAATTATACTTGATTGAAAAACGAAAAAATGTAGCACAAGTTACTTTTTGCTTTCTCGCTGAAATGAAAAAATCGAGACAATTTGTCAATTTTTTTCAAGAAAATCAACTATTTAGTAAAAAATTTTGCAGTTATTTGATGTCATTTTGATGCCATGAAAAGATTTAGTCTGAGACTTACCGAAGCAGAATATAAAAAGCTCAAAACCTACTGCGAGCAAGTAAAAGTGTCGATGAACGACGTAATTAGAGAACTAATTCGCGAGTGGAAAGCCAAATCTCCCAATCAGTAGTAATTGCTAATTGAAGTCAGTAAGCGATCGCGCGCGTTAGGTAATCGAGATAACTTTAGCCACGAGGTGAAAAGTGTAAATTAAAAAAAGCCTTAAAACTTTAGTTAGGGGAAAAGTCTCGTAGGAAAATAGACAATCAGTGCCAATCTTCAACTTCACCAGGTAGTAAACAATGGACGAAAAAGAAAAAATTCCAGTTTCACTTTTAACCCTAACTGCGGGGATTGTAGTCACCCTAGTCAGTTTCTGGGTTGGTCAAAATCATGGTTTAATGCCAGAGCAAGCTTCTCAACAAGCGCCTCTAGTAGACAAATTTTTTAGCGTGATGATGACCATTGGTACAGCCTTGTTTCTCGTAGTCGAAGGAGCGATCGTCATTGCGGTAATTAGGTTTCGACACCGAAAAGGAGACGATACCGATGCTGCGCCAATTATTGGGAATTTGCCCTTAGAAGCTTTCTGGACGGCAATTCCAGCGATTATCGTCATCGGGTTGGGAATTTACAGCGTCGAAGTGTACCGCGATATGGGCGGTTTCGATCCTGCCACTGGGCATACTATGGCTCATCACCACCCGACAGTGCAAGTAGCTTATTTACCCGAAAGTAATTTGAGTGGTGGTTTAATTGCCCAAACCGAGAATACCACTACAGAACCCAAAAAAATCTATGGTTTCGGTGCTACACCAGATACTGAAACAACTCCCGCCGATTTAGTAGTAAATGTCACGGGGATACAATTTGCTTGGTTGTTTAACTACCCAGAAAGTGGGATTATGGCAGGCGAACTTCACGTTCCCCTCGGTGCAGACGTACAACTGAACATTGCCGCACAAGATGTGATTCACTCATTTTGGGTTCCTCAGTTTCGGCTCAAACAAGATGCAATTCCCGGTCAAAATACAGAATTACGTTTCGTAGCGACGAAAACAGGAACTTATCCGATCGTTTGTGCAGAATTGTGCGGTGGTTATCACGGAGCAATGAGAACCCAGTTAATCGTGGATACACCAGAAGCATATCAAGCTTGGGTAGCAGAAAATCAAATTGCTCAAGCAGAAAATCGCGATCGCGCGATCGCACTTAACCCCCATAACTTATCGGTATCTGAATTTCTTGCTCCCTACACAGAAACACTGGGAATTAATCAGCACGCCTTAGCTCAAATTAAAGCAGAAGCGATCGCGCAATTCTAACTCCAGCAAAATCTCGAATTAGTCAACTATCTCCACCAAAATCGCAAATCGAAACTTATCCATGACACAAACAGAAGCACCTACTAACACCCCAGCAGACAAACAAAGCCATTCCCACTCCTCCCATCCGGCTCAGTGGAAGTGGTATCACTACTTTACCTTCAACGTCGATCACAAAGTCATCGGTATTCAGTACCTAGTTACCGCCTTCTTCTTTTATCTCATCGGTGGTTTAATGGCGGTAGCCATGCGTGCAGAACTGTATACCCCCAATCCAGACGTTCTCGACCCGAACCTATATAATGCCTTCATGACCAATCACGGAACAATCATGATTTTCCTCTGGATTGTTCCCGCAGCGATCGGTGGTTTTGGTAACTACTTAATCCCCTTAATGATTGGTGCAAGAGATTTAGCCTTTCCCAAACTTAATGCTCTCGCATTTTGGCTGAATCCACCCGCAGGTGCATTGTTAATGGCGAGTTTCTTTTTTGGCGGTTCCCAAAGCGGCTGGACAGCTTATCCTCCCTTAAGCTTGGTTACAGCCAATACTGCCCAATCAATGTGGATTCTCAGTATTGTTTTAGTCGGAACCTCATCGATTTTAGGTTCGCTAAACTTTATCATCACCATCTGGAAAATGCGCGTCCCTAGCGTAACTTGGGATCGACTTCCCTTATTTTGCTGGGCAATTTTAGCAACTTCGATTTTGGCACTTTTGTCCACACCCGTCTTAGCCGCAGGATTAGTCTTGTTGTTGTTTGATATTAACTTCGGGACTTCTTTCTTCCGCCCAGAAGCAGGCGGTAACGTCGTCGTTTACCAGCATTTGTTTTGGTTTTACTCCCATCCCGCAGTTTATTTGATGATTCTGCCCATTTTCGGAATTATGTCCGAAGTCATACCAGTACACGCCCGCAAACCGATTTTTGGTTATAAAGCGATCGCCTATTCGAGTTTAGCGATTTGCTGTGTCGGTTTGTTCGTCTGGGTACACCATATGTTTACTAGCGGTACTCCTCCCTGGATGCGGATGTTTTTTACCATCTCCACACTAATTGTCGCCGTCCCCACCGGAGTGAAAATTTTTAGTTGGGTAGCTACACTGTGGGGCGGAAAAATTCGCTTTACTTCCGCAATGTTATTTGCGATCGGTTTACTCGCAATGTTTGTCCTCGGTGGACTGAGTGGCGTCACCTTGGGAACCGCACCTTTCGACGTTCACGTTCACGATACTTACTACGTCGTCGCTCACTTTCATTACGTTCTCTTTGGCGGTTCAGTTTTTGGTATCTACGCCGGAATTTATCACTGGTTCCCTAAAATTACCGGACGGATGCCAAATGAAACCTGGGGACGAATTCACTTTGTCCTTACTTTTATTGGTACAAATCTCACCTTTTTACCAATGCACGAGTTAGGTTTACAAGGAATGCCGCGTCGGGTAGCGATGTACGATCCCCAGTTTACTACTCTGAACCAAATTTGTACTTTTGGGGCGTTTTTGTTAGGTATTTCCGTGATTCCCTTCTTTATCAACATGATTTGGAGTTGGAGTAAGGGAGAAAAAGCCGGAGATAACCCTTGGAATGCTCTTTCTTTGGAATGGACAACCACTTCACCACCAGCGATCGAAAATTGGGAAGTTTTACCCGTTCTCACCCACGGTCCTTATGCTTATGGAATGAATGTTCAAAATGGATCTCCCAATCCATCGGGCGCAATTAGCGGCGAACCAATTGTAAAAGGTTAATTTTGGGGACTGGGGACTGGGGAGGAGGGGATTGGGGATTGGGGAGGAGGGGACTGGGTTCAGTTATCAGTGAACAGTGAACAGTTACCAGGGAACAGTGAACAGTTTATTCGCTAATTGCTTCTTGTCACTAATATCTACTGATAACTGATAACTGATAACTGGTCACTGATAAACCCTCTTCTTCAACGATTAGAGATAACTAACTAATAACAACGATGCAAACTTCAACAATTAACGAATCTCAGCTAGAATCAGCAGCAGTCAAAACTGACGATCGCGAACATCCAGATTACCGAGTTTTAGGGCTTCTCGTGTTCCTAGTTTCCGAATCTTTGATGTTCGGTGGATTGTTCGCTTCTTACTTAATTTACCGAGGAACGACGGCGGTTTGGCCCCCCGAAGGAACAGAGGTAGAACTTTTAGTTCCTGCGATTAATACAATCATTCTGGTGTCTAGTAGTTTTGTCATTCATCAAGGTGACAAGGCGGTTAAAAAAGGTAATTTAGGAGGGTTACGTCTTTGGTATATCGCTACCGCAGTGATGGGAATAATTTTCTTAGGGGGTCAGCTTTACGAATATCTGAGTCTCGGCTATGGTTTGACTACCAATGTGTTTGCTAACTGTTTTTACTTAATGACTGGCTTTCACGGTTTGCACGTTTTTGTCGGGATACTGCTTATTTTAGGAGTGTTGTGGCGATCGCGTCGTCCAGGTCATTATGGCGCTACTAAGCACGTTGGTGTCGAAATGGCAGAAATTTATTGGCACTTTGTCGATATTATCTGGATTATTCTCTTCACTTTGCTTTATATTCTCACTCTCTTTTAAAGGATTTACGCAAGTTGTAATTGCTTTCAGCTTCTAGGCTGAGGCTACACCGACCGAGCCTGCTTTTCCAGGCTTTTTTTTCTTATTTAATAAGAATGGTTCCAGAAAGCAAGTGCGAGCATCCATGCGACTACTCTATAGTAGCGAACAGTAAACAGCGATCGAAGCCTATGCTAGCAAGGTTTTCCAAAAAAGAGGATAGTCAACAGCCGATTCGTTTTCTGCTCTACAAGAAGTTGAAGTTCGCATCTACGTTAACCGACAAGTCTGGTTTGCTTGCTCGTTTTTCATTATAGTTCGCGAACCAAATTCGATATTTTTCAAGAAAATCAACTTGTTTTTCGACAATTATACTCATTTTTACCCGAATAATATCACGTTTAAATATTGATAGTAATTAAAGCAAATAATTAATAACTTAAACTTGTTCGAACCTTCATCAAAAAAATACTTTTCACCCAGATTTGGTGTCAAAATGACTTCATGTTTCGATGAAAAGCAAGTTGGATCAAAGCTTTCCAGACATAAAGACAGGAACATTAAAAGATTCTAAAAATGATTAAACTGAACAAAACAAAAAAAAAATATATGTGAAATTAAAGGAGAG
Encoded proteins:
- the cysE gene encoding serine O-acetyltransferase yields the protein MLQPLAIGKSRKWNHRKGKVTSASGNSRYSPSLPPNAESTEFVSPHWWEGLKSDFQVIFDRDPAAENWLEVLCCYPGLHALALHRLAHWLRSRSIPFLPRLLSHWGRFLTGIEIHPGAKIGKGVFIDHGMGVVIGETAIVGDYCLIYQNATLGGTGKESGKRHPTLGNNVVVGAGAKVLGNLRIGDRVRIGAGSIVLRDVPNDCTVVGVPGRIISRTGHGCPLEHNNLPDPEARAIRSLMMRIEQLEQQLQNLQSTQAENNDVYHS
- a CDS encoding Asr1405/Asl0597 family protein — protein: MMFITPSPDALQVGTISRSDRWLLYRRLQELKISCWCPADGSLWVEVNHCLDAVLLRSAVQQLVASRPELVNWLERCWETQVPSPSH
- a CDS encoding DNA starvation/stress protection protein DpsA, giving the protein MTQAQVIVQPFGEIKDNVVGFAPEEITPVCEGLNIALASFQALYLQYEKHHFVVEGSQFYSLHQYFQESYEAVRNHVHEVGERLHGLGGTPVASFTKLAELCCFEPEDDSIFPSRQMVEQDLKAEQALIGLIRRQAAQAESVGDRATRYIYEQILLQTEERAFHLEHFLAADSLTLAFVQSK
- a CDS encoding DUF2949 domain-containing protein, which encodes MEINFKLKEFTNFLQEELAISPAEVAVVIERRQSISDPLPMLLWQYGLVSIEQLQRIFDWLDNQPVCNVLV
- the nifV gene encoding homocitrate synthase, with product MGHVTINDTTLRDGEQAAGVAFTVEEKVAIATLMDAIGVPELEVGIPAMGGEEAEAIAKIASLGLKTKLLGWNRAVRSDIEASLACGLERVHISIPVSEIQIAAKFNGNCRLVLNKLRETINFARDRGLYVTVGAEDSSRADEAFLLEVALSAQDWGASRFRFCDTVGILDPTATYAKVKYLVNWLSIPVEMHTHDDFGLATANALAGIQAGALSVNTTINGLGERAGNAALEEVVMALKRLYSLEVGINTRRLKELSDFVATASGCSVPPWKAIVGENAFVHESGIHAHAILKNPHTYEPFAPEEVGWERRLVAGKHSGRHLVSSILQQYGVNLTHEESQWVLDAVRQLSVEVKRSLTGEELLDIVSHRRIAHGVG
- a CDS encoding nitrogen fixation protein NifZ, with product MVSDEIELDSPPVFEMEQKVRVRKLIRNDGTFPGREIGEALAKKGDVGYVVGIGTYLQMYYIYAIHFVDQGVVVGCRRKELEVVE
- the nifT gene encoding putative nitrogen fixation protein NifT, which produces MKVMLRKNAAGHLSVYVAKKDLEEEVVSETVVPEGKILTLTNGWELQIANLPEPIKLPQTIDAKKL
- a CDS encoding EAL domain-containing protein, producing MNTQELTKVSQNDKYNKKYHANVTNLNAYREEISQEQENKQISPNYVRELENIKFALDRAAIVAIADVKGIIIEVNQKFCQVSGYSQEELIGQSYQLINSGYHSSEFFSQLWSTISAGKVWHGEIKERAKNGSYYWVDTTIIPFLDENQQLYQYLAIQFEISDRKQIEEELRESRNQYQTLVNLSPVGLFRTDSEGKFLDVNERWCELSGMIPEEATGEGWVKSVHPEDRASVVEEWYAAIEKKLPFKSTEYRLQRPDGIVTWVYAQVVAETTTEGKILSYIGTIADITERRKAEEKLRYHAWHDSLTGLANRAYFSQHLEAALEREPTSSEFFAVFFLDLNRFKVVNDSLGHLVGDRLLCEVADRLRSCLRAEDLVARLGGDEFTILVENVHDIHQVRQIGDRLEAQLAQPFVLDRQQIFTSASIGIVLCYPKKAQRSSQTTTENTRFPHCPLSNLIAFHQNPEDILRAADTAMYRAKEQGGISRSVIFNPQMYEQAIALLELENDLRRALENCQEFVLHYQPIFSSETGKILSFEALVRWQHPQRGLVLPQEFIPLAEETGLIIPLGHYILAQAANQLQKWQSAFIGELQLTMNVNISPKQFADLQLVEQIKRILQATGIKGSSLNLEITESCLIDNPESATIMLLELKKLGIRLSIDDFGTGYSSLSHLVSFPIDNLKIDRSFISEIQAKQPKKERDSVVWTIITLAHNLGLEVVAEGVENEIQLEQLRELRCEKVQGNLFAQALAVEAATALLTSSAQLTNTEDKIIQQQKNNCSRQQEKLLKLARQEKLLKRRVATQIRDSLDLNKIIETAINEIRQMLDVECCQFLWYRPEAKMPTFEPIRQVCQLNKVCTGCVKPKTPAIDVLGEMLLSKNLLKIDNISVDPGIGLENRNYLHKKEIKSLLAIAIRPKSGEVGAIVCEHRQRRHIWQEEEIELLTDLADQLAIAIDLARLYEASRLAATTAKASAVQMQQALEKLQQTQSQLIQTEKMSSLGLLVAGVAHEVNNPINFISGNISHVQQYVADLLELLQLYQLYYPQPPIQIQELSEAIDIEFVQQDLPSAIASMKMGTSRIQEIVQSLRNFSRVDEAEMKFVNIHEGIDSTLLILSNRLKVNSNVYQTQYKTSFHSTVEIIKEYGNLPLVECYPGQLNQVFMNILCNALDALDSYNQQRFLAEGISSTTQILIRTEQIDANSIRVCIRDNGPGMTQEVKKRLFDPFFTTKPVGKGTGLGLSIGYQIIVEKHKGKLECISSPGKGAEFHIDIPVRQTKLKPKRKSAIALSTAG